One window from the genome of Rubinisphaera margarita encodes:
- the lpxK gene encoding tetraacyldisaccharide 4'-kinase, protein MNPRDIDDVLSGRRQDLAARGLRLATTLAEPVYWSGLQLHRSRYRLGFKKTHRVSRPVISIGNLTTGGTGKTPFTALLVKQLQNLGRTPGIASRGYKSLENDTEPATGNDEKLVLDQMCPGVPHIQNRNRVAAAEQLIEQGCDCILLDDGFQHRRLQRDLDIVLIDAVNPFGHNHLLPRGLLREPLSALKRASLIVLTRVDQVDRPALDAITRTIRRHTQVPIIEVRFAPTSWLSTTGAITPLESHPGPAAMFCGIGNPTGFTATLKQCGITIPEGATKIFPDHHHYTREDFEGLSTLATQKANGQLVTTLKDLVKIRELVSVEIDCRAMLIEAMVTRGEDDLHRLLNHVPQP, encoded by the coding sequence GTGAATCCCCGTGACATCGATGACGTCCTCTCCGGACGCCGCCAGGATCTTGCCGCGCGGGGACTGCGACTCGCCACCACACTGGCCGAGCCGGTCTACTGGAGCGGACTCCAGCTGCATCGGTCCCGCTATCGGCTCGGCTTCAAAAAGACGCATCGCGTCTCGCGGCCGGTCATCAGCATCGGCAACCTGACCACGGGCGGCACCGGCAAGACCCCCTTCACCGCACTGCTGGTGAAGCAGCTGCAGAATCTCGGACGCACGCCGGGCATCGCGAGCCGCGGCTACAAATCGCTGGAGAACGACACCGAACCAGCCACCGGCAACGATGAAAAACTCGTCCTCGATCAGATGTGTCCCGGCGTGCCACACATTCAGAACCGCAACCGCGTCGCCGCCGCCGAGCAGCTGATCGAACAGGGCTGCGACTGCATTCTCCTCGACGACGGCTTCCAGCACCGCCGGCTGCAGCGCGATCTCGACATCGTTCTCATCGACGCTGTGAACCCGTTCGGCCACAACCATCTGCTCCCCCGCGGTCTGTTGCGGGAACCACTCTCGGCTCTCAAACGCGCCAGCCTGATCGTCCTCACCCGAGTGGACCAGGTCGACCGCCCGGCTCTGGACGCGATCACCAGAACGATCCGCCGCCACACCCAGGTGCCGATCATCGAAGTCCGCTTCGCGCCCACGTCCTGGCTCTCAACAACCGGCGCGATCACCCCGCTTGAAAGCCACCCGGGCCCAGCCGCCATGTTCTGCGGCATCGGCAACCCCACCGGCTTCACCGCGACGCTGAAACAGTGCGGAATCACCATCCCGGAAGGAGCCACGAAAATCTTCCCGGACCATCACCACTACACGCGCGAGGATTTCGAAGGGCTCTCCACCCTCGCCACACAGAAAGCCAACGGCCAGCTGGTGACAACGCTGAAAGACCTCGTCAAAATCCGAGAGCTGGTATCGGTAGAGATCGACTGTCGAGCGATGCTGATTGAAGCGATGGTTACGCGTGGTGAAGACGACCTGCATCGTCTCCTCAATCATGTTCCCCAGCCGTAG
- a CDS encoding CehA/McbA family metallohydrolase: protein MIGSPRPLLLVACLAALFLAPALQPTLLAEESLPRVGSVARQPLVAATERLLDALTYVGAPLKPADEAKLRKVLASDLSDLETARQVEDLLDPYCIAAVHINPESRVKVQEGPAKKELVQQGWRTFLVKVHNEAGINPSLIVESPQAQPVYQKGHGARQSPQKEADLVTAAEAQLRFLDVALFAKQPLKPRLSGLGLEYRILQLYSRDAGPREATLSFHVGQGTQDLGFRGEVPILFQCQPAVKVTFEVRDVDGEPTMAAFEIYDALGRVYPNPARRLAPDFFFHNQIYREEGEHVFLPPGEYDIKVTRGPEYRVQQRKLTVAEDQPEQTARFELERWIHPAARHWYSGDHHVHAAGCAHYDSPTEGVMPVDMMRHILGEDLNVGCVLSWGPCWYTQKQHFEGKPSELSRPNYLMRYDVEVSGFPSSHAGHLCLLRLKEDDYPGTTRIEQWPSWTLPVLKWGQQQGGVVGYSHSGWGLILPDYGPNGQRIPITRQSALASSGRAADKLPDYAMPPFDGIGANEYIVTVTHDACDFISAVDTPAVWELNIWYHTLNCGYRARISGETDFPCIYGDRVGLGRIYVKLDDDEPLSFDNWMQGVKAGRSYCGDGMSHLMNFRVNDVAVGEPGSDGAISQLNLEAAQSVKVSAEVAALLEEEPREDIRQRRLDQKPYWHIERARSGNTRQVPVELVVNGEAVARKMIEADGNLETVEFDVPLQQSSWVALRIFPSAHTNPIFVEIADRPIRANKKSAKWCRRAVDVCWDSKQNLIHETERPAAKAAYDHARVAYDRIIRESGE from the coding sequence ATGATCGGTTCCCCCCGTCCGTTGCTGCTCGTGGCCTGTCTGGCCGCTTTGTTTCTGGCTCCTGCGTTGCAACCGACACTCCTGGCCGAGGAGAGTTTGCCTCGGGTGGGGAGTGTGGCTCGTCAGCCTTTGGTGGCGGCGACGGAGCGGCTGCTCGATGCGTTGACGTATGTCGGGGCTCCGCTGAAGCCGGCCGATGAGGCGAAGTTGCGGAAGGTGCTCGCCAGTGATCTTTCCGATCTGGAAACCGCCCGGCAGGTTGAAGATCTGCTCGATCCGTACTGCATTGCCGCCGTGCACATCAATCCGGAAAGTCGGGTCAAAGTGCAGGAAGGGCCGGCAAAGAAAGAGCTGGTTCAACAGGGCTGGCGGACGTTTCTGGTGAAGGTGCACAACGAAGCCGGCATCAACCCGAGCCTCATCGTCGAAAGCCCGCAGGCGCAGCCGGTCTATCAGAAAGGCCACGGAGCCCGGCAGAGTCCGCAGAAGGAAGCCGACCTCGTTACGGCTGCCGAGGCTCAGCTGAGATTCCTCGACGTGGCTCTGTTCGCCAAACAGCCGCTCAAGCCGCGACTGTCGGGGCTCGGGCTGGAGTATCGCATTCTTCAACTCTACAGCCGCGACGCCGGGCCGCGGGAAGCGACGCTCAGCTTTCATGTCGGGCAGGGAACGCAGGATCTCGGCTTTCGCGGCGAGGTGCCGATTCTCTTTCAGTGCCAGCCAGCCGTGAAGGTGACGTTCGAAGTTCGCGATGTCGATGGCGAACCGACGATGGCGGCTTTTGAAATCTACGATGCCCTGGGCCGCGTCTACCCGAACCCGGCTCGCAGGCTGGCTCCCGATTTCTTCTTTCACAATCAGATCTACCGCGAGGAAGGCGAACACGTCTTTCTGCCGCCGGGGGAGTACGATATCAAAGTGACGCGCGGGCCCGAGTATCGCGTGCAGCAGCGGAAGTTGACGGTCGCGGAGGATCAGCCCGAGCAGACGGCTCGCTTCGAGCTGGAGCGGTGGATTCATCCGGCTGCACGGCACTGGTACTCCGGCGATCATCACGTGCATGCCGCCGGGTGTGCCCATTACGACAGTCCAACCGAAGGGGTGATGCCGGTCGACATGATGCGGCACATTCTGGGGGAGGATCTCAACGTCGGTTGTGTCCTCAGCTGGGGGCCGTGCTGGTACACGCAGAAGCAGCACTTCGAAGGCAAGCCGTCGGAGCTTTCCCGGCCGAATTATCTGATGCGGTACGATGTCGAAGTCAGCGGGTTTCCCTCCTCGCACGCCGGACACCTCTGTCTGCTGCGACTGAAAGAGGACGACTACCCCGGCACGACCCGCATCGAGCAATGGCCGAGCTGGACGCTGCCGGTGCTGAAGTGGGGCCAGCAGCAGGGGGGAGTTGTCGGGTATTCGCACAGTGGCTGGGGGCTGATTCTCCCCGACTACGGCCCGAACGGACAGCGGATTCCGATCACGCGTCAGTCGGCGCTCGCCTCCTCCGGCCGAGCCGCCGACAAGCTGCCCGATTACGCGATGCCCCCCTTCGATGGGATCGGGGCGAACGAATACATTGTGACCGTTACGCACGACGCCTGCGATTTCATCTCGGCGGTCGACACCCCGGCTGTCTGGGAATTGAATATCTGGTATCACACGCTCAACTGCGGCTACCGGGCCCGCATCAGTGGTGAAACCGACTTCCCCTGCATCTACGGCGATCGCGTCGGCCTGGGACGCATCTACGTCAAGCTCGATGACGACGAGCCGCTCTCCTTCGACAACTGGATGCAGGGCGTGAAGGCGGGTCGCAGTTATTGCGGCGACGGCATGAGCCACCTGATGAACTTCCGCGTGAACGATGTCGCGGTCGGCGAGCCCGGTTCGGACGGAGCGATCAGCCAGCTGAATCTCGAAGCGGCTCAGTCGGTCAAAGTCTCCGCCGAGGTTGCCGCCCTGCTGGAGGAAGAGCCCCGCGAAGACATCCGTCAGCGACGGCTCGATCAGAAGCCGTACTGGCACATCGAACGCGCCCGCAGCGGCAACACGCGGCAGGTTCCGGTCGAACTCGTGGTGAACGGCGAAGCGGTCGCCCGGAAAATGATCGAAGCGGACGGGAATCTCGAAACGGTCGAATTCGACGTCCCGCTGCAACAATCGAGCTGGGTCGCCCTCCGCATCTTCCCGTCGGCTCACACAAACCCGATCTTCGTCGAAATCGCCGACCGCCCGATCCGCGCGAACAAAAAGTCAGCCAAATGGTGCCGCCGAGCCGTCGACGTCTGCTGGGACTCCAAACAAAACCTGATCCACGAAACCGAACGCCCCGCTGCCAAAGCAGCCTACGACCACGCCCGGGTGGCTTATGATCGGATCATTCGGGAATCGGGGGAGTGA